From Proteiniborus sp. MB09-C3, the proteins below share one genomic window:
- a CDS encoding LysR family transcriptional regulator, with translation MSVKLDLYKVFCEVAKYNSFSKAAKYLYMTQPAVSQAIMQLETELGIRLFTRTSKGVILTDEGKLLFEYANSAINLIDVGEKKIMETKNLMVGDLKIGVGDTISRYFLLPHLEKFHNKYPNIKFKIINRTTIELCMLLKSGEIDIAICNLPIEDSSIEVKELLTIHDIFVCGDKYKDKFSMPLSFEELTKLPLILLEHTSNSRQYVEKYILSKGIKIEPEIELGSHELLLEFAKINLGISCVIREFSHEYMQKGLLYEVQLTEKIPERNIGVCSLKSVSLSPSSTKFVEILEDERHRRQ, from the coding sequence ATGTCAGTCAAATTGGACTTATATAAAGTTTTTTGCGAGGTAGCTAAGTATAATAGCTTCTCTAAGGCTGCAAAATATCTCTACATGACTCAGCCAGCCGTTAGCCAAGCAATCATGCAGCTTGAAACTGAACTAGGCATAAGACTTTTTACTAGAACATCAAAAGGAGTTATTCTTACAGATGAAGGAAAGCTCTTATTTGAGTATGCCAATTCAGCGATTAATTTAATCGATGTAGGTGAAAAGAAAATTATGGAGACTAAGAATCTAATGGTAGGAGATCTGAAAATAGGAGTGGGAGATACTATATCACGCTATTTTCTATTGCCGCATCTAGAAAAATTTCATAACAAATATCCAAATATTAAGTTTAAAATAATCAACCGTACAACTATAGAACTTTGTATGCTACTAAAATCCGGAGAAATTGATATTGCAATATGTAATCTTCCTATAGAAGATTCTTCTATAGAAGTAAAAGAATTGTTAACTATTCATGATATTTTTGTATGCGGTGATAAATACAAAGATAAGTTTTCCATGCCTTTGAGCTTTGAGGAATTGACAAAGCTTCCATTGATATTACTTGAGCATACTTCAAATTCAAGGCAATATGTAGAAAAGTATATATTATCAAAGGGCATAAAAATAGAGCCAGAAATCGAGCTTGGCTCCCATGAGCTGCTATTAGAGTTTGCAAAGATTAACTTAGGTATATCCTGCGTTATCAGGGAATTTTCACATGAATATATGCAAAAAGGCTTACTTTATGAGGTACAGTTAACTGAAAAAATTCCAGAAAGAAATATAGGAGTTTGTTCCTTAAAGAGTGTCTCTCTCTCTCCTTCCTCCACAAAGTTTGTAGAGATATTAGAGGATGAGAGACATAGAAGGCAATAA
- a CDS encoding aldehyde ferredoxin oxidoreductase N-terminal domain-containing protein yields the protein MKKLYAIDLSNENISVENYDLNSLEHYGRGLAGYLVEKNVRENTDRFDEDNVIVMVPGLFTGTNVPSTGRIVLATKAKREKGLQINNISGAMAQKLASLDIAAVVIKGKSRDKNAIITINSDGCRISHENDLKDLKVSNTIDYLRNIYGSNSAIVGIGPSGEAQLPLSTTFSTYPEGEPVYYCSRGCFGDIFGSKGLKAIVVQSNNYFKSSVADKESLRVEAKKLGKIIVGDPICGGALPSYGSITLMKMLKDGRNIKFEKKEKKGATKILDKKINRTCAPLCVIGCLNRHSDSHDSMFSSPAESEAYAALKGIFHIDDMTFTKDFNKAAFELGLDSIELIFACALYLKAENITGTKEILIKLLSDVEKLNVTGRVIGSRTQGIYKLYSERSELLPMVSRPSTTEEKNFNVKLTMKKSFNNISDLELLYSKIIMLENLGFCLFSSFALIDNEEALAILKNLYYYTTGVEIEAKQLIDYGLKSLERELDFERRAKGISAQKTIPEFVKVLYRYFDGEN from the coding sequence ATGAAGAAGCTCTACGCCATTGATTTATCTAATGAAAATATCTCAGTAGAAAATTATGATTTAAATTCTTTAGAACATTATGGAAGAGGTCTTGCTGGATATTTAGTTGAGAAAAATGTAAGAGAAAATACAGATAGATTTGATGAAGACAATGTAATAGTCATGGTTCCCGGGTTATTTACAGGCACTAATGTACCTAGTACTGGTAGAATTGTCTTAGCTACTAAAGCTAAAAGAGAAAAAGGCTTACAGATAAATAATATCTCTGGAGCCATGGCACAAAAGCTGGCATCTTTAGATATAGCTGCTGTAGTTATAAAAGGAAAAAGTAGGGATAAAAATGCTATAATCACCATAAACTCAGATGGGTGTAGAATTTCCCACGAAAATGATCTGAAAGACTTAAAAGTAAGTAATACGATAGATTATCTTAGAAATATTTATGGAAGCAATTCAGCTATAGTAGGTATAGGACCTAGCGGAGAAGCACAGCTTCCTTTAAGCACTACATTTAGTACTTATCCAGAAGGAGAACCTGTATATTACTGTTCTAGAGGATGCTTTGGCGATATCTTTGGAAGTAAGGGGCTAAAGGCTATCGTAGTACAATCAAATAACTATTTTAAGAGTAGTGTGGCTGATAAAGAAAGCTTAAGAGTAGAAGCAAAAAAGCTAGGAAAAATCATAGTAGGGGACCCTATTTGCGGCGGAGCTTTACCTAGCTATGGTTCTATAACATTGATGAAAATGCTAAAGGACGGCAGAAATATAAAATTTGAAAAAAAAGAGAAAAAAGGTGCTACTAAAATCCTTGATAAAAAAATAAATAGAACCTGTGCTCCCTTATGTGTTATTGGATGTTTGAACAGACATAGTGATAGCCATGATAGTATGTTTTCATCCCCAGCAGAAAGCGAAGCCTATGCAGCTTTAAAAGGAATATTCCATATAGACGATATGACTTTTACAAAGGATTTTAATAAGGCTGCATTTGAACTGGGGTTGGATTCTATAGAACTTATATTTGCATGTGCCCTTTATCTAAAAGCAGAAAACATCACAGGAACTAAAGAAATCCTAATAAAGCTATTGTCAGATGTAGAAAAGTTAAACGTCACTGGTAGAGTGATAGGAAGCAGAACTCAAGGTATCTATAAGCTTTACAGTGAAAGATCAGAGCTTTTACCTATGGTTTCAAGGCCTTCTACAACGGAGGAAAAAAACTTTAATGTAAAGCTAACTATGAAGAAAAGCTTTAACAATATTAGCGATTTAGAGCTGCTTTATAGTAAGATTATCATGCTAGAAAATTTAGGTTTCTGTCTATTTTCATCTTTTGCATTAATAGACAATGAAGAGGCATTAGCTATTTTGAAGAATTTGTATTATTACACAACAGGAGTAGAGATTGAAGCTAAGCAATTAATCGATTATGGGTTAAAGTCATTGGAAAGAGAACTTGACTTTGAACGAAGAGCAAAAGGTATCTCCGCTCAGAAGACAATACCTGAATTCGTAAAGGTACTTTATAGGTATTTTGATGGTGAAAATTAA
- a CDS encoding XdhC/CoxI family protein, which translates to MFSHIYRNLSNELSSGNELVMLTFMKSIDGKKGSIVNKIVLDKDSLDDNPLFKDMNEELRQKVLFAFDSGNLQLVDNKEETILIEPYFPRPRLIILGGGHIAKPLSEFGARVGFSVVVVDDRPTFANSGRFPEASEVICESFENCFSRLNIKKSDFIVIVTRGHRHDGVCLRNSLKYNTAYLGMIGSKRRVKAMKEELLNEGYSKEQIEKLNSPIGLDIGAITPEEIAVSIIAQVISFRRARGNTIYKELGVKFNWPEFDDAVIEEMTKETEVPRALITIISSKGSVPRKAGAKMIVWLDGKVMGSIGGGCSEANIITIARNTILNNEYTIEHVDMTGDVAEDEGMVCGGIMDVLIESF; encoded by the coding sequence ATGTTTAGTCATATTTATAGGAATTTATCGAATGAATTATCTTCTGGAAATGAGTTGGTTATGTTAACCTTTATGAAGTCTATCGATGGCAAAAAAGGCTCTATAGTAAATAAGATTGTTTTAGATAAGGATAGTTTAGATGATAATCCATTGTTTAAGGATATGAATGAAGAGCTTCGCCAAAAAGTATTATTTGCATTTGACTCAGGTAATCTTCAGCTTGTTGACAATAAGGAAGAAACTATTTTGATTGAACCTTATTTTCCAAGGCCTAGATTGATTATTTTAGGAGGAGGTCACATTGCTAAGCCTCTATCAGAATTTGGAGCTAGGGTTGGATTTTCTGTTGTTGTCGTAGATGACAGGCCGACCTTTGCAAATTCTGGCCGTTTTCCTGAAGCAAGTGAAGTAATATGTGAAAGCTTTGAAAATTGCTTCTCTAGGCTAAATATTAAAAAATCTGATTTTATTGTAATCGTTACAAGAGGTCATAGACATGATGGAGTTTGCTTACGTAATTCACTCAAATATAATACAGCATATCTAGGTATGATAGGCTCAAAACGCAGAGTAAAAGCTATGAAGGAAGAATTATTAAATGAAGGCTATTCTAAGGAACAGATAGAAAAGCTTAACTCTCCTATTGGACTAGATATTGGTGCTATTACTCCTGAAGAAATAGCTGTTTCTATAATTGCTCAGGTCATAAGCTTTAGAAGAGCAAGGGGAAATACTATATATAAGGAATTAGGTGTGAAATTTAACTGGCCTGAGTTTGATGATGCCGTAATTGAGGAAATGACAAAAGAAACGGAAGTTCCTAGAGCACTTATCACTATAATATCTTCTAAGGGCTCTGTCCCAAGAAAAGCTGGAGCAAAAATGATTGTTTGGCTTGATGGCAAGGTTATGGGAAGTATTGGCGGAGGCTGCAGCGAGGCAAATATAATAACTATTGCAAGAAATACAATACTAAATAATGAATACACCATAGAGCATGTTGATATGACCGGAGATGTGGCTGAAGATGAGGGCATGGTATGTGGTGGTATAATGGACGTGCTCATTGAATCCTTCTAG
- a CDS encoding YkuS family protein: MKKVGIEKGLRNVADYLSNEGYTVQELSGPIKENLSKLGGLDVVVTSGFDTDMMGDSTTETKTPVVNADGLTPQQVRSMIERQTR; this comes from the coding sequence GTGAAAAAAGTTGGTATAGAAAAAGGGCTAAGAAATGTTGCAGATTATTTAAGCAATGAAGGCTATACTGTACAGGAGTTAAGCGGTCCAATAAAAGAAAATCTTTCAAAGCTAGGTGGTCTGGATGTAGTAGTGACTTCAGGATTTGATACAGATATGATGGGCGATAGCACTACAGAAACTAAGACACCAGTGGTAAATGCAGATGGACTAACTCCACAACAAGTTAGAAGCATGATTGAAAGACAAACTAGATAA
- a CDS encoding P-II family nitrogen regulator, whose protein sequence is MNENNFDLIITIVNKGHSSEVINAAKTARAEGGTVINGRGSGIHEVAKLFGFLMEPEKEIILTLVDANKTEQVLQAISDKVGINKPGKGIAFVIDVKRAVGISHYLNN, encoded by the coding sequence ATGAATGAAAATAACTTTGATTTAATTATAACTATTGTTAATAAAGGCCACTCATCAGAAGTGATAAATGCTGCAAAAACAGCTAGGGCTGAAGGTGGAACTGTTATTAATGGTAGAGGCTCTGGAATACATGAAGTAGCAAAGCTTTTTGGTTTTCTCATGGAGCCAGAAAAGGAAATTATATTAACCCTTGTAGATGCTAATAAGACAGAACAAGTACTACAGGCTATTTCAGATAAGGTTGGTATTAACAAACCAGGCAAGGGTATTGCATTCGTCATAGATGTGAAAAGAGCAGTAGGAATAAGCCATTATCTTAATAATTAA
- a CDS encoding P-II family nitrogen regulator, which produces MMTVDNIDRKKYSLIITIVRKGLGSDVIDISKNSGAEGGTIILGNGIAEECVYQNILGMDYNPEKEIILTLVQQKAADNVINAISNGANLNKPGNGIAFVIDVKNHLGIAHLLEKWTDKKGGF; this is translated from the coding sequence ATGATGACAGTGGATAATATTGATAGAAAAAAATACAGTCTTATTATTACTATAGTGAGAAAAGGTCTAGGCTCTGATGTCATAGACATATCAAAGAATTCAGGTGCAGAAGGCGGAACTATTATTTTAGGCAATGGAATAGCAGAAGAATGTGTATATCAAAATATTTTAGGAATGGATTACAATCCAGAAAAGGAAATAATTCTTACCTTAGTTCAACAAAAGGCTGCTGACAATGTTATTAATGCCATTTCTAACGGAGCTAACCTAAATAAACCAGGCAATGGTATTGCGTTTGTAATAGATGTAAAAAATCACCTTGGTATTGCCCATTTACTAGAAAAATGGACAGATAAGAAGGGAGGTTTTTAA
- a CDS encoding response regulator transcription factor — MEEIKTKVLVVEDEASIRKFISINLNRAGFQVMEAESSEKALEIINEFNPDVAILDVMLPGIDGFTLCNYLRNQSPNMVIIMLTARGQDTDKINGLEIGADDYMVKPFNPMELIARINANIRKIHNVNRLSTTRLSLMDMEIDLGAQRFFRKEEEIELTPTEFAIMKMFIQNPDKALSRHDILDLVWGKNYFGDIKIVDVNVRRIREKIEDNPSEPKIIETVWGVGYRLRGES; from the coding sequence ATGGAAGAAATAAAAACAAAGGTACTAGTGGTTGAGGATGAAGCTTCCATTAGAAAATTTATTTCTATTAATTTAAATAGAGCTGGTTTTCAAGTAATGGAGGCTGAATCCAGCGAAAAAGCACTAGAGATAATAAATGAGTTTAATCCTGATGTAGCTATTCTAGATGTTATGCTGCCTGGGATTGATGGTTTTACACTTTGCAATTATTTACGCAACCAATCCCCTAATATGGTGATTATAATGCTAACTGCAAGGGGTCAGGACACAGATAAAATAAATGGTCTTGAGATTGGAGCAGATGATTACATGGTAAAGCCTTTTAATCCAATGGAGCTAATAGCAAGGATAAACGCAAACATAAGAAAAATCCATAATGTGAATAGATTATCGACAACGAGGCTTAGTCTTATGGATATGGAAATTGATTTAGGTGCCCAAAGATTTTTCAGAAAAGAAGAAGAAATAGAACTAACTCCAACAGAATTCGCCATTATGAAAATGTTTATACAGAATCCAGATAAGGCATTAAGCAGGCATGACATACTAGATTTAGTCTGGGGAAAAAACTATTTTGGTGATATAAAAATCGTGGATGTAAATGTTAGAAGAATTAGAGAAAAAATAGAGGACAATCCTTCTGAACCTAAAATAATTGAAACCGTATGGGGAGTAGGGTATAGGCTGCGAGGAGAGAGCTAA
- a CDS encoding HAMP domain-containing sensor histidine kinase, translating into MKSIKKRLVVYFMFIIVITVVALEIFLINTVKQNYYKNLEDNLYNQIKMSSDLYCQYFSDATLHENVLNNVDTFWRQTTAQVQIIDLDGDIIMDSIGVTNFDDEKMDDVNKAFNDQKGKWIGKVNYDIEQVMAISYPLKSGDNIVGVLRFITSLREVNNDIREIASVFVWFGLVVVIISGFLSIFLANSIIGPLKEVTTAAEEMALGDFKTKSKKKYNDEIGKLSDTLNYMATEILKREQLKTDFISSVSHELRTPLTSIKGWAVTLKQGYETKEVLMDGLDIIEKESDRLTLMVEELLDFSKFVSGKTVLEKQEIDVASIIEHIRKQLTPRALRDQIDFQISYEDNLPKLHSDGNRLKQVFINILDNAFTFTPSGGKVTFDTRYEKSNLIFSVKDTGCGISEEDLPKVKEKFYKGKTSKSKNGIGLSICDEIVALMSGSLEIKSQLNEGTEVVVTLPLEEGE; encoded by the coding sequence GTGAAAAGTATTAAAAAAAGATTAGTCGTGTATTTCATGTTTATCATAGTAATTACTGTGGTGGCTCTAGAGATATTTCTAATCAATACAGTAAAACAAAACTATTATAAGAATTTAGAGGATAATTTGTACAATCAGATAAAGATGTCTTCTGATTTATACTGTCAATATTTTTCAGATGCTACTCTTCATGAAAATGTGCTAAATAATGTAGATACTTTTTGGAGACAAACTACAGCACAGGTCCAGATCATTGACCTAGACGGAGATATTATAATGGATTCAATTGGAGTCACAAATTTTGATGACGAGAAAATGGATGATGTAAATAAGGCATTTAATGATCAGAAGGGAAAATGGATTGGAAAAGTGAACTATGATATTGAGCAGGTTATGGCTATATCATATCCTCTTAAATCAGGTGATAATATTGTTGGAGTGCTAAGATTTATTACTTCATTAAGGGAAGTAAATAATGATATTAGAGAGATAGCCTCTGTATTCGTATGGTTTGGGTTAGTGGTAGTAATTATTTCAGGATTTTTGAGCATATTTTTAGCTAATTCAATTATTGGTCCTTTAAAGGAAGTAACTACTGCTGCAGAGGAAATGGCATTGGGAGACTTTAAAACTAAAAGCAAGAAGAAATATAATGATGAAATTGGAAAGCTTTCTGATACATTGAATTATATGGCAACAGAGATATTAAAAAGAGAACAATTGAAAACAGATTTCATTTCTTCTGTTTCTCATGAATTGAGAACTCCATTAACATCCATAAAGGGCTGGGCTGTTACTCTAAAGCAAGGCTATGAGACAAAGGAAGTTTTAATGGATGGACTTGATATTATTGAAAAAGAAAGTGATAGGCTTACTCTTATGGTAGAGGAGCTTTTAGATTTTTCAAAGTTTGTATCAGGTAAAACTGTTCTTGAAAAGCAGGAAATTGATGTAGCTAGCATTATAGAGCATATAAGGAAGCAACTGACTCCAAGAGCTCTTAGAGATCAAATAGACTTTCAGATATCCTATGAAGATAATCTACCAAAGCTCCATTCTGATGGAAATAGGTTGAAGCAGGTGTTCATAAATATACTAGATAATGCTTTTACATTTACTCCATCTGGAGGGAAAGTTACATTTGATACTAGGTATGAGAAATCTAATTTGATTTTTTCTGTTAAGGACACTGGCTGTGGAATATCAGAAGAAGATCTTCCAAAGGTTAAGGAGAAATTTTATAAAGGAAAAACAAGTAAGTCTAAAAATGGAATTGGATTGTCTATTTGTGATGAAATAGTTGCATTGATGAGTGGTAGCCTAGAGATAAAAAGCCAGCTTAATGAAGGAACTGAAGTTGTAGTTACACTTCCTTTAGAGGAGGGTGAATAG
- a CDS encoding class I tRNA ligase family protein gives MNDSVENNTSRIDKSINNISRPQFPRRAVVTAGMPYGNKELHLGHIGGVFVHADTFARFLRDRIGRENVIFVSGTDCYGSPISENYRQLVNNGKFKGTINDFVQFNHERQKEVLEHYNIDLNLFAASSFGPSSEVHKQVSSDFFQNLYSNGHLTKMTTSQFYDTDFGVFLNGRQVIGKCPIEGCSSEKAYADECSLGHQYMPINLINPKSTLSGKKPEMRDVTNWYFNLDNFHDLLEEWINYLEETLDCRPSLIRTIKEFLKPPVIYVKKDQFDLLNSIQNQLPQYILQDEDKKSSFVMIFNSLGERDKACLLLGEKSIRFRTGKTLVPFRLTGNVEWGVPVPSIEGIDDLTFWVWPESLWAPISFTKTYLKQLDKNDDAWRNWWCSSDSSIYQFMGEDNIYFYGPAEMAMFMATQGRESSSHPSEGQLQLPNLVANNHILFLDKKASSSGNVKPPTAKELLNYYTSEQLRAHFLGLGLGIRSVSFQPKPFNPKASEKDSDPVLKEGNLLTNVFNRVARSCFYTVQQYYNGKIPVGNVSEEVLYESQETILEFERLMHRYEFHTIMNLMDSYIRNINKSWVRDMKLADENKEPSFHSQVVVDAFHRLRTAMVLMHSIAPEGTEMILEYLNLGEEFWSWEKIFHTIYDFMDDPQEHCLKFLEPRIDFFKKHPSQFV, from the coding sequence ATGAATGATTCTGTTGAAAATAATACTAGTCGTATAGACAAATCTATTAATAATATCAGTAGACCACAATTCCCCAGAAGAGCAGTAGTTACTGCTGGAATGCCCTATGGTAATAAAGAGCTTCATTTAGGTCATATAGGTGGGGTTTTTGTTCATGCTGACACCTTCGCTAGATTTCTACGAGATAGAATTGGCAGGGAAAATGTCATTTTTGTTTCTGGCACAGATTGTTATGGTTCTCCAATATCAGAAAATTATCGTCAATTAGTTAATAATGGAAAATTCAAAGGAACAATTAACGATTTTGTGCAATTTAATCATGAGCGTCAAAAAGAAGTATTAGAACACTATAACATTGACTTGAATCTATTTGCAGCTTCTAGCTTTGGACCTTCATCTGAGGTTCATAAGCAAGTATCTAGTGATTTTTTTCAAAATCTCTATTCAAATGGACATTTAACTAAAATGACTACCTCTCAATTTTATGATACTGACTTTGGAGTTTTTCTAAATGGCCGCCAAGTAATTGGTAAGTGTCCTATTGAAGGATGTTCCTCTGAAAAGGCATATGCTGACGAATGTTCACTAGGACATCAATATATGCCAATAAATCTCATCAATCCCAAGAGTACACTCTCAGGGAAAAAGCCAGAAATGAGAGATGTGACTAATTGGTATTTTAATCTTGATAATTTTCATGACTTGTTGGAAGAATGGATTAATTATCTTGAGGAGACACTCGATTGCAGACCATCTTTAATAAGAACTATAAAAGAATTTTTAAAGCCTCCTGTTATTTACGTAAAAAAAGATCAATTTGATTTATTAAATTCTATACAAAATCAGCTTCCTCAATATATTCTTCAAGACGAGGATAAAAAATCTTCTTTTGTCATGATATTTAACTCTTTAGGGGAGAGAGATAAGGCTTGCCTGCTACTAGGAGAAAAGTCCATCCGTTTTCGTACCGGAAAGACTTTGGTACCTTTTAGATTAACTGGTAATGTTGAATGGGGAGTTCCTGTACCCTCTATTGAAGGAATAGATGATCTAACTTTTTGGGTATGGCCAGAATCTCTTTGGGCACCTATATCCTTTACTAAAACCTATCTTAAACAATTAGACAAAAATGACGATGCTTGGAGAAACTGGTGGTGCTCTTCAGATTCTAGTATATATCAGTTTATGGGAGAAGATAATATTTATTTTTATGGGCCAGCAGAAATGGCTATGTTTATGGCTACTCAAGGCAGAGAGTCTTCAAGCCATCCATCAGAAGGTCAGCTCCAGCTGCCTAATCTTGTTGCAAATAACCATATACTATTTTTAGATAAAAAGGCAAGCAGCAGTGGTAATGTAAAACCTCCTACTGCAAAAGAATTGCTTAATTACTATACTTCAGAGCAGCTAAGAGCTCACTTTCTAGGATTAGGTCTGGGAATTAGGAGTGTCAGCTTTCAGCCTAAGCCCTTTAACCCTAAAGCTTCAGAAAAAGATAGCGATCCTGTACTGAAAGAAGGTAATTTGCTGACTAATGTCTTTAATAGAGTTGCTCGTTCATGTTTTTATACTGTACAACAATATTACAATGGGAAAATACCAGTAGGCAATGTTAGTGAGGAAGTTTTGTACGAATCTCAGGAAACAATATTGGAGTTTGAGAGATTAATGCATAGATACGAATTTCATACGATAATGAACCTTATGGATTCCTATATTCGTAATATTAACAAGTCTTGGGTAAGAGATATGAAGCTAGCAGATGAAAATAAGGAGCCCAGCTTTCATTCACAGGTTGTAGTCGATGCTTTTCATAGACTTAGGACTGCCATGGTTCTAATGCATTCAATCGCACCAGAAGGGACAGAAATGATTCTTGAATATCTAAATTTAGGTGAGGAGTTTTGGAGTTGGGAAAAAATCTTCCACACAATATATGATTTTATGGATGACCCACAAGAGCATTGCCTTAAGTTTTTAGAGCCTAGAATAGACTTTTTCAAAAAACATCCTAGCCAATTTGTATAG
- a CDS encoding amidase family protein — translation MSTEKVGFILKEATISSVHAAMERGELNCRQLVEMYIKRIEAYDKKGPALNSVIMINPKALEIADELDRKFKESGFTGILHGIPVLLKDNVDTGDMPTTAGSLSLEGVVPEDDAFIARKLKEAGAVIIAKVNLHEFAVWGETASSILGQTLNPYDLTRTPGGSSGGTGAGIAANFGMIGIGTDTINSVRSPASACSLVGLRPTVGLVSRDGIVPYSMTQDTAGPIMRTVEDAAKVLDVIAGYDPADPQTAWSIGHVPETYTAFLNKEGLKGKRVGVLNSFFGSNDIHEEVNQVINNSLEEMKKNGATLVSIEENIDADKLVKEVSVHLYDLKAHLNVYLQDLGSRAKVNSLADVIASGKYHEGIEENIKFAETLDINTPEYNERLIKRAELRNLVMRIMAEYNLDAIVYPHQKRPVVKVGEPQAERNGVLGSATGFPSCVVPAGFTKPMDVAPIGVPVGLEILCREWDEGRLIEIAYAFEQATHFRKVPASTPCIK, via the coding sequence GTGAGTACAGAAAAAGTAGGCTTTATATTAAAAGAAGCAACAATTTCATCGGTACATGCTGCAATGGAAAGAGGAGAGCTTAATTGTCGTCAGCTAGTAGAGATGTATATAAAACGAATAGAAGCATATGACAAGAAAGGACCTGCTCTCAATTCAGTAATTATGATAAATCCAAAGGCCTTAGAAATAGCAGATGAATTAGACAGAAAGTTCAAGGAGTCAGGCTTTACAGGAATACTTCACGGAATACCAGTATTATTAAAGGATAATGTAGATACAGGAGATATGCCGACTACAGCAGGCTCTTTAAGTCTAGAAGGTGTAGTGCCAGAAGATGATGCTTTTATCGCTAGAAAATTAAAAGAAGCAGGAGCTGTCATAATAGCAAAAGTGAACTTACACGAATTTGCAGTTTGGGGTGAAACAGCCAGCTCTATACTTGGTCAGACCTTAAATCCATATGATTTAACTAGAACACCAGGTGGTTCCAGTGGTGGAACAGGTGCAGGGATAGCAGCTAATTTTGGTATGATAGGAATAGGAACTGATACAATTAACTCAGTACGTTCTCCAGCTTCAGCATGCAGCTTAGTTGGACTTAGACCAACTGTTGGACTAGTTAGCAGGGATGGTATAGTACCTTATTCTATGACTCAGGATACTGCTGGCCCAATTATGCGTACAGTAGAAGATGCAGCTAAGGTGTTAGATGTAATAGCTGGATATGATCCTGCCGATCCACAAACAGCTTGGTCCATAGGACACGTTCCAGAGACATATACAGCATTCTTAAATAAAGAAGGTTTAAAAGGAAAGAGAGTGGGAGTATTAAATAGCTTCTTTGGCAGCAATGACATACATGAAGAAGTAAATCAGGTTATAAATAATAGCTTAGAAGAAATGAAGAAGAATGGAGCTACTTTAGTTTCAATTGAGGAAAATATTGATGCAGATAAGCTTGTTAAAGAGGTAAGTGTACACCTTTATGACTTAAAGGCACATTTGAATGTATATTTACAGGATTTAGGCTCACGTGCAAAGGTAAATTCTCTTGCAGATGTCATTGCTTCAGGCAAATATCATGAGGGGATAGAAGAAAATATCAAGTTTGCAGAAACCCTAGATATAAATACTCCTGAGTATAATGAACGTCTTATTAAAAGAGCAGAGCTTAGAAATCTCGTCATGAGAATCATGGCAGAATATAATCTAGATGCCATAGTATATCCTCATCAAAAAAGACCAGTAGTAAAAGTAGGAGAACCACAAGCCGAAAGAAATGGAGTACTAGGATCGGCAACAGGCTTCCCTTCTTGTGTAGTACCTGCTGGATTTACAAAGCCAATGGATGTAGCTCCTATTGGAGTTCCAGTAGGATTAGAAATTTTATGTAGAGAATGGGATGAAGGTAGATTAATAGAAATTGCATATGCATTTGAACAGGCAACACATTTTAGAAAAGTTCCTGCTAGTACGCCATGCATAAAATAG
- a CDS encoding zinc-ribbon domain-containing protein, with product MKGDYNICPYCGASLSVKCHNCGTAIEDDWLVCPRCAKPLKENV from the coding sequence ATAAAAGGAGATTATAATATATGCCCTTATTGCGGTGCTAGTTTATCAGTAAAGTGTCATAACTGCGGGACAGCTATAGAAGACGATTGGTTGGTGTGTCCCAGATGTGCAAAGCCTTTAAAAGAGAATGTTTAA